The proteins below come from a single Parageobacillus toebii NBRC 107807 genomic window:
- a CDS encoding glycosyltransferase family 4 protein — translation MRIIYLCQHFPPETGAPQIRVYEVSKELIKRGHQVEVLTAFPHHPKGVIPEEYRGMFYLFEEWDGIPVHRTWIYPSPKGSFWKRLASYFSFTFSSFYSLFKSKPTDVIICNSPPLFLGITGYLGAKLKRAKFVFNVADIWPESAVELGILKNKAFIRMARWLELFLYKKSWKIAAATEGIRDYMIQQGKAPNDVFLLPNGVNTDVFKPLPKNEDLLRELRLEGKVVFTYAGTMGYAQGLDSVLRAAALIKEEYPNAHFLFVGDGQEREKLIKLKDELHLDNVTFYGSVPVSKMPDIFSISDYSIVSLRNIDLFKGARPSKIFPAIATGTPVLYCGAGESAEILKTHNCGRIAPPEQPEGIAAVIRELMQISEEEYRMMSENGRRLAVEEYSWSSIVDDLLKHLSE, via the coding sequence ATGAGAATTATTTATTTGTGCCAGCACTTTCCACCTGAGACGGGCGCACCGCAAATTCGAGTATATGAAGTCAGCAAGGAATTGATCAAAAGAGGCCATCAAGTGGAAGTGTTGACGGCGTTTCCACATCATCCAAAAGGAGTCATTCCAGAAGAGTATCGCGGTATGTTTTATTTATTTGAAGAGTGGGACGGCATCCCTGTTCACCGAACATGGATTTATCCATCGCCAAAAGGTAGTTTTTGGAAGAGATTGGCCTCCTACTTTTCTTTTACATTCAGCTCGTTTTATTCTCTTTTTAAATCGAAGCCGACAGATGTTATTATTTGCAACTCCCCGCCTTTGTTTTTGGGAATTACCGGTTATCTTGGGGCAAAGCTAAAAAGGGCAAAATTTGTATTTAATGTCGCCGATATTTGGCCGGAATCTGCGGTAGAGCTAGGAATTTTAAAAAATAAAGCATTTATCCGGATGGCAAGATGGCTCGAGTTGTTTTTGTACAAAAAGTCATGGAAAATAGCAGCAGCGACGGAAGGTATTCGCGATTATATGATTCAGCAGGGGAAAGCCCCGAATGATGTATTTTTATTACCGAATGGAGTAAATACGGACGTGTTTAAGCCGCTGCCGAAAAATGAGGATCTATTGAGAGAATTGAGACTAGAAGGAAAAGTAGTGTTTACCTATGCGGGAACAATGGGGTATGCACAAGGATTGGATTCCGTTTTGCGAGCAGCGGCTTTGATTAAAGAGGAATATCCAAATGCTCATTTTCTGTTTGTCGGCGATGGCCAGGAACGGGAAAAGCTAATCAAGCTAAAAGACGAGCTGCACCTCGATAATGTTACGTTTTACGGCTCTGTGCCTGTGTCGAAAATGCCTGATATTTTTTCTATATCCGACTATAGTATCGTGTCATTACGCAATATTGACTTATTTAAAGGAGCGCGCCCATCAAAAATTTTCCCGGCTATCGCTACAGGAACACCAGTTCTTTATTGTGGAGCTGGGGAGAGCGCTGAGATTTTGAAAACTCATAACTGTGGAAGAATTGCGCCTCCGGAACAACCGGAAGGAATCGCTGCTGTGATACGGGAGCTAATGCAAATTTCTGAAGAGGAATACCGTATGATGTCAGAAAACGGCAGGAGATTAGCGGTAGAGGAATATTCATGGAGTAGTATCGTTGATGATTTATTAAAACATCTTTCTGAATAA
- the galU gene encoding UTP--glucose-1-phosphate uridylyltransferase GalU has translation MIKKAVIPAAGLGTRFLPATKAQPKEMLPIVDKPTIQYIIEEAVHSGIEDIIIVTGRNKRAIEDHFDKSVELELLLEKTGKHDMLQVVESISNLVDIHYVRQKEPLGLGHAVLCAKKFIGNEPFAVLLGDDIIDSDVPALKQMIEQYERVQSSILGVKEVPRSEVNKYGIVDYNGQNGDLFTVKGLVEKPAVEEAPSTQAIIGRYILTPAVFDMLEQVAPDSKGEIQLTDAIDLLLSKEQVYSYIIKGMRYDVGDKFGFLQASIDFALKRPDLKEKLQQYLKEKLKQL, from the coding sequence ATGATTAAAAAAGCAGTGATTCCAGCAGCGGGGCTTGGCACCCGTTTTCTACCAGCTACAAAAGCGCAGCCAAAAGAGATGCTGCCAATTGTTGATAAACCAACCATTCAATATATTATAGAAGAAGCTGTTCATTCAGGAATTGAAGATATTATCATTGTGACAGGCCGAAACAAACGTGCTATTGAGGATCATTTTGATAAATCGGTTGAGTTAGAGTTGCTTTTAGAAAAAACTGGAAAACATGATATGCTGCAGGTCGTAGAGTCCATTTCAAATTTAGTGGATATTCATTATGTCCGGCAAAAAGAACCTCTTGGACTCGGACATGCTGTATTATGTGCGAAAAAGTTTATTGGTAATGAGCCGTTCGCTGTATTGCTGGGCGATGATATTATTGACAGCGATGTTCCAGCATTAAAGCAGATGATAGAACAGTATGAACGCGTTCAGTCAAGTATTCTAGGGGTAAAAGAAGTGCCTCGTTCCGAAGTGAATAAGTACGGAATCGTTGATTATAATGGTCAAAACGGGGATTTGTTCACTGTCAAAGGCCTTGTTGAAAAACCAGCGGTCGAAGAAGCGCCGTCAACTCAGGCAATTATTGGCCGATATATTTTAACTCCAGCTGTTTTTGACATGTTAGAACAAGTTGCTCCAGATTCCAAAGGAGAAATTCAACTAACCGATGCGATTGATCTTTTATTATCCAAAGAACAAGTGTATTCTTACATTATTAAAGGAATGCGTTATGATGTAGGAGATAAATTTGGTTTTCTCCAAGCTTCGATCGATTTTGCGTTAAAGCGCCCGGATTTAAAAGAGAAATTACAACAATACTTAAAGGAAAAGCTGAAACAATTATGA
- a CDS encoding glycosyltransferase, with amino-acid sequence MKVLLLAPSKSIHTHKWALFYQEQGIDIKVVTFKDHYSPENAKEVETIVLPKWLPGKLSYISTVSTLKKVLSSFQPDILHSHYVSSYGFVGALAGYHPFYVSVWGRDIYQFPKQNTLNRKIVEYTLKKADVICSTSHVMAQETKKYTNKAVEVTPFGVDITKFKPLPKAEEKREVTIGTVKALSDKYGIADLIKAFAKIRKDYPNTNLLIVGDGPQRKEYELLAEQLGVRDVTTFTGRVPNTDVPKYINKMDIFAVPSTEDSESFGVAAVEAMACGVPVVVSNVGGLPEVVKDGITGLVVPKESPEKLAEAFETLLRDPSLRSKMGEKGILHVKEHYNWIENASRMLHLYKQTLNEV; translated from the coding sequence ATGAAAGTATTGCTGTTAGCCCCAAGCAAATCGATTCACACGCATAAATGGGCTTTGTTTTATCAAGAACAAGGTATTGATATAAAAGTAGTTACGTTCAAAGATCATTATTCACCGGAAAACGCGAAAGAAGTCGAAACCATTGTATTGCCAAAATGGCTGCCGGGAAAATTATCGTATATTTCGACTGTATCCACGTTGAAAAAAGTTTTGTCGTCGTTCCAACCAGATATTTTACACTCTCATTATGTATCTAGTTATGGATTTGTCGGTGCCCTTGCCGGGTACCATCCTTTCTATGTTTCCGTATGGGGACGTGATATTTATCAATTCCCAAAACAAAATACATTGAACCGAAAGATTGTGGAGTATACATTAAAAAAAGCAGACGTGATTTGTTCTACAAGTCATGTGATGGCGCAGGAAACGAAGAAATATACAAATAAAGCGGTCGAAGTAACTCCTTTTGGGGTTGATATTACTAAATTTAAACCTCTGCCAAAAGCGGAAGAAAAACGAGAAGTAACGATTGGGACGGTAAAAGCCCTTTCTGATAAGTATGGAATCGCGGATCTCATCAAAGCTTTTGCGAAGATTCGAAAGGATTATCCAAATACGAATTTGCTTATTGTTGGAGATGGACCGCAGAGAAAAGAATACGAGCTGCTAGCGGAACAGTTGGGTGTTCGTGACGTTACTACGTTTACTGGAAGAGTGCCGAACACGGACGTACCAAAGTATATTAATAAGATGGATATTTTTGCTGTTCCATCTACGGAGGATAGTGAAAGCTTTGGCGTGGCGGCGGTAGAGGCGATGGCTTGCGGAGTACCGGTGGTCGTGTCGAATGTAGGAGGATTGCCTGAAGTAGTGAAAGATGGGATAACCGGATTGGTGGTGCCGAAAGAGAGTCCAGAGAAGTTGGCAGAAGCATTTGAAACACTTTTACGTGATCCAAGTTTACGTTCGAAAATGGGGGAAAAAGGAATTCTCCATGTGAAAGAACATTATAATTGGATAGAAAATGCGTCGAGAATGCTTCACTTATACAAGCAAACGTTAAACGAGGTGTGA
- a CDS encoding glycosyltransferase — MKKVLVYYPFPLAKQTNSGSKLRPHEMYKAFCEWGAKEGIEVILISGTSAEREKQFCQLQNEGKLTNLLFCYMENQTIPLWLTDPEHKPQKPLIDWKVLRYLKKHHVPVGVFYRDVYWKFDELYPLKGWKKKIMQTVYRWEERFYEKYCDVIFLPSMEMGKYVSIRRPMVDLPPGGKRKTIPLKQRDNNVSKAIYVGGINNDDYGLFLLLDALEIVNQEKTIVHLTVVCRKNEYDALPVSKKERIKQLNVEVKHISGEELDRLYAQMDFALIPRIRSEYNDFSVPVKLVEYLSNGLPIVATSCLAQKRFIEEDGYGIICDDNKHSMAEAIRDMIEYQDGYRNNIVRTFVEKHSWVARVEKVKKTLMGEDE; from the coding sequence ATGAAAAAGGTCCTTGTTTACTATCCTTTTCCGCTCGCGAAACAAACGAATAGCGGTTCCAAGTTAAGACCACACGAAATGTATAAAGCGTTTTGTGAATGGGGAGCCAAAGAGGGAATTGAAGTAATTCTTATTTCTGGTACGTCAGCAGAGCGGGAAAAGCAATTTTGTCAGCTTCAGAACGAAGGGAAGCTGACAAATCTTTTGTTCTGCTATATGGAAAACCAAACGATTCCTTTATGGTTGACCGATCCAGAACATAAACCGCAAAAACCATTGATTGATTGGAAAGTATTGCGGTATTTGAAGAAACATCATGTTCCCGTAGGTGTCTTTTATCGTGATGTGTATTGGAAATTTGATGAGCTCTACCCGCTCAAAGGCTGGAAGAAAAAAATTATGCAAACTGTTTATCGGTGGGAAGAGCGATTTTATGAGAAATATTGCGATGTCATTTTTTTACCTAGCATGGAGATGGGAAAGTACGTTTCCATCCGACGCCCGATGGTAGATTTGCCGCCGGGGGGAAAGCGAAAAACGATTCCGCTCAAACAGCGCGATAACAACGTTTCCAAAGCGATTTATGTTGGCGGCATTAACAATGATGACTACGGATTGTTTTTGCTTCTTGATGCATTAGAAATCGTAAATCAGGAAAAAACGATTGTTCATTTAACTGTCGTATGCCGTAAAAATGAATATGATGCCTTACCTGTTTCGAAAAAGGAGCGCATAAAGCAATTAAACGTAGAGGTAAAACATATTAGTGGAGAAGAATTAGATCGTTTGTATGCACAGATGGATTTTGCGCTTATTCCAAGAATTCGCAGCGAATATAATGATTTTTCCGTACCTGTCAAACTTGTTGAATATTTGTCAAATGGATTGCCAATCGTGGCCACATCCTGTTTGGCGCAAAAGCGTTTTATTGAAGAGGATGGGTATGGCATTATTTGTGATGATAATAAACATTCCATGGCCGAAGCAATTCGGGACATGATAGAATATCAAGACGGCTACCGCAACAATATTGTGCGAACATTTGTTGAAAAGCATTCATGGGTGGCAAGAGTAGAAAAAGTGAAAAAGACATTAATGGGGGAAGATGAATGA
- a CDS encoding O-antigen polymerase, with product MLYVLFWMIVLCISTLLFRYVAGTLSFTKPNLVSIVYYYSLLVSSFIGALFIALGIDDYYMTRKLFRPDEYRMIGFVVVCFVMVFLPLSMLFVSKLCGFEAKREFNDYLKKPLENMAANRNEIFYLFSALSAISFLAIIYMIWKTPDIPIFELLKGTDESLAELRVEASRHFHGNVLFRNIFALTLTPVLSIIVYLFAVLTNEPRWKLLFVFLFAGAVFVNVYDLAKSPIFFYFIMFFLVRIYIGKMRFSPVKLVVYGIIGGAVLVGMYVVIQGVNDIGTFLSYNKGPIGRLILAQIAPTFLHLNIFGEALPFLYGKSLPSALTGLFDIDNVRSARMVMAHVFPERIEDGTGGVLNTLFVAEAYANFGYLGIIIGTLYVGAVIQLLYIFFLRLPKNPIFLSLFVYFSINIPRTIVGGFTDFLFNPIWILLITLFGGLALFMYMKDDIRLMLLKKFNSR from the coding sequence ATGCTGTATGTGCTTTTTTGGATGATCGTATTATGCATATCGACTTTACTGTTTCGTTACGTGGCAGGAACACTTTCGTTTACAAAACCGAACCTTGTCTCCATTGTCTATTACTATTCACTATTAGTTTCTAGTTTTATTGGTGCGTTGTTCATTGCATTAGGTATAGACGACTATTATATGACGAGGAAACTTTTTCGCCCTGATGAATACCGCATGATTGGATTTGTTGTTGTTTGTTTTGTCATGGTGTTTCTGCCGCTATCGATGCTCTTTGTGTCGAAACTGTGCGGGTTTGAGGCGAAACGAGAATTTAATGATTACTTGAAAAAACCGCTTGAGAATATGGCTGCCAATCGCAACGAAATATTTTATTTGTTTTCTGCCTTATCAGCGATTAGTTTCTTAGCTATTATTTATATGATTTGGAAGACGCCTGACATTCCGATTTTTGAGTTGCTAAAAGGCACAGACGAAAGTTTGGCGGAGTTGCGCGTGGAAGCATCGCGTCATTTTCATGGAAACGTATTGTTTCGAAATATTTTTGCTCTCACTCTTACTCCTGTTTTATCGATTATCGTTTATCTTTTTGCTGTGTTGACCAATGAACCTAGATGGAAGCTGCTTTTTGTTTTTCTGTTTGCCGGCGCCGTGTTTGTTAATGTATATGATTTAGCTAAATCTCCGATCTTTTTCTACTTTATTATGTTTTTCCTTGTTCGTATATATATTGGGAAAATGAGATTCTCTCCTGTAAAATTAGTAGTATACGGAATCATTGGCGGCGCTGTTCTCGTAGGGATGTATGTTGTCATTCAAGGGGTCAATGATATTGGAACGTTTTTATCTTACAATAAAGGACCGATTGGCAGACTAATCCTAGCACAAATCGCACCGACATTTTTGCACTTGAATATATTTGGAGAAGCGTTGCCGTTTCTCTATGGGAAAAGTTTACCTTCGGCTTTAACCGGATTGTTTGATATCGATAACGTTCGTTCGGCGCGAATGGTAATGGCTCACGTATTTCCAGAGCGGATTGAAGATGGAACAGGGGGAGTATTGAATACGCTCTTTGTTGCGGAAGCATACGCTAACTTTGGTTATTTAGGCATCATTATTGGCACCCTATACGTAGGAGCGGTAATTCAGCTTTTGTATATTTTCTTTCTTCGTCTGCCGAAAAATCCAATATTTCTTAGTCTGTTTGTCTACTTTTCGATCAACATCCCTCGAACCATTGTCGGGGGTTTTACCGATTTCTTATTCAACCCGATTTGGATATTGCTTATCACGCTGTTTGGGGGATTGGCACTGTTTATGTATATGAAGGACGATATACGGTTAATGCTTCTAAAAAAATTTAACAGTCGATGA
- the wecB gene encoding non-hydrolyzing UDP-N-acetylglucosamine 2-epimerase — translation MKIVTVLGARPQFIKAAPVSRVLRQRHTELIIHTGQHYDANMSDIFFEELNIPKPDYHLGVGSGSHGKQTGEMLIKIEEVVLKEKPDYVLVYGDTNSTLAGALVAAKLHIPVLHVEAGLRSFNKKMPEEINRIMTDHVSEFLFCPTETAVENLKKENITRNVINVGDVMYDAVLYNQELAQQKSTILADLGLQPKQYHLITIHRAENTDDIHNMKNILEAFSQIDEMKVWPIHPRTKHKLAEYGLDAASIPNLKIIEPVGYLDMLTLESNAKKIITDSGGVQKEAYFMKVPCVTVREQTEWVETLESEANILVGTDVEKIVEAVKKAVNPVYANVFGDGKAAEKIVAAIEQV, via the coding sequence ATGAAGATTGTCACCGTTTTAGGTGCAAGACCGCAATTTATTAAAGCAGCGCCTGTTTCTCGCGTGTTGCGTCAAAGACATACAGAACTAATTATCCATACAGGGCAACATTATGACGCGAATATGTCTGATATTTTCTTTGAAGAGTTAAACATTCCAAAACCTGATTATCATTTAGGTGTCGGTTCTGGCAGTCATGGGAAGCAGACCGGAGAAATGTTGATCAAGATTGAAGAAGTTGTGTTGAAAGAAAAGCCTGATTATGTACTTGTGTATGGTGACACAAACTCAACGCTTGCCGGCGCACTCGTTGCGGCAAAATTGCATATTCCTGTTCTTCATGTTGAAGCGGGATTGCGCAGTTTTAATAAAAAAATGCCGGAAGAAATTAACCGAATTATGACAGACCATGTATCAGAATTTTTATTTTGTCCTACAGAGACCGCGGTAGAAAATCTAAAGAAAGAAAATATTACGAGAAATGTGATCAACGTTGGGGATGTCATGTACGATGCGGTACTATACAATCAAGAATTGGCACAACAAAAATCAACAATTCTTGCTGATTTAGGGCTGCAGCCGAAACAATATCATTTAATTACGATTCATCGCGCAGAAAATACCGATGATATCCATAATATGAAAAATATCTTAGAGGCATTTTCACAAATCGATGAAATGAAAGTGTGGCCGATTCATCCGCGGACAAAACATAAACTAGCAGAATACGGGTTGGATGCAGCATCCATTCCTAACCTGAAGATCATTGAGCCTGTCGGTTATTTAGATATGTTAACATTAGAAAGCAATGCCAAAAAAATTATTACTGATTCCGGCGGTGTGCAAAAAGAAGCCTACTTTATGAAGGTGCCTTGCGTAACTGTCCGCGAACAAACGGAATGGGTGGAAACATTAGAATCGGAAGCGAATATTTTGGTTGGCACGGATGTAGAAAAGATTGTGGAAGCGGTAAAAAAAGCAGTGAATCCTGTATATGCCAACGTATTTGGTGATGGAAAAGCAGCAGAAAAAATTGTTGCAGCGATTGAACAAGTGTAA
- a CDS encoding lipopolysaccharide biosynthesis protein, translated as MLSQLKRLGADSLLYAFMNVGTKLIAFIMLPVYTSFLSRAQYGVVYILDQVTSMLTFLVIFGTDSALSFYYYDTKDENKRLLYVRNVMYFRLFVVFLLFVLVLLAGPWVAKTVLENPHYVDLLYINLFTLLLDTIFVVVTTVMRFEFQTKKVVLFTLVKMLLVAVLSYAALKFFEPTPKGLFLGRLISSGIIFFFMLHIAGKYLKFHVRRDVLKELLSYAAPLAPTSLAFWVIANSSTFIIQKFASLEEVGVFGVALRLAMMITLITSGVQMAWRPYSMSMKDKENSPWLFAKIYMALLLLGLFGIIAVATISPWIMKTFFAAEYYEAYRYVSFLSCVTFLNFYYLIISAGLFFTKQTAYITRVFMIAAFLNVVLNFMLVPFWIGWGAVVANIFTYVFAIWFIFRKSQKVYYVPVSFGKMSFLFVNALISLITIVYIQETEIHDGWIVLGWIYFLLIVLISRVDADFRAKPSHFHGGTAE; from the coding sequence TTGTTGTCGCAATTAAAGCGTTTAGGAGCGGATTCGCTCCTTTACGCGTTTATGAACGTGGGAACGAAACTCATCGCATTTATTATGTTGCCGGTATACACGAGTTTTTTATCGAGAGCCCAATATGGGGTTGTCTATATTTTAGACCAAGTGACATCGATGTTGACTTTCCTTGTTATTTTTGGCACAGATTCGGCGCTATCGTTTTATTACTATGACACAAAGGATGAGAATAAGCGCCTATTGTATGTACGGAATGTCATGTATTTCCGGCTTTTTGTCGTTTTTTTGCTATTTGTGCTGGTACTGTTAGCTGGGCCATGGGTTGCCAAAACGGTGCTGGAAAATCCTCATTATGTCGATTTATTGTACATTAATTTGTTTACGTTGCTTCTTGATACGATTTTCGTGGTCGTTACAACCGTAATGAGATTTGAATTTCAAACAAAAAAAGTTGTTTTATTTACATTGGTCAAAATGCTTCTCGTTGCGGTTCTTTCCTACGCAGCGTTGAAATTTTTTGAACCAACTCCAAAAGGGTTGTTTCTTGGTAGATTAATAAGCAGCGGCATTATTTTCTTTTTTATGCTACATATTGCGGGAAAGTATTTAAAGTTTCATGTGAGACGGGATGTCCTTAAAGAACTGCTTTCTTACGCCGCTCCATTGGCGCCAACCTCTTTAGCGTTTTGGGTAATTGCCAATTCGAGTACTTTTATTATTCAAAAGTTCGCTTCCCTTGAGGAAGTGGGGGTATTTGGGGTAGCGCTGCGCTTAGCAATGATGATTACACTGATTACAAGCGGCGTACAAATGGCTTGGCGTCCTTATTCTATGTCAATGAAAGATAAAGAAAACAGTCCATGGCTGTTTGCGAAAATTTATATGGCTTTATTGCTGTTGGGGCTTTTCGGAATTATAGCGGTTGCAACCATTAGTCCATGGATCATGAAAACGTTTTTTGCTGCGGAGTATTACGAAGCATATCGGTATGTTTCATTTCTTTCGTGTGTTACGTTTTTAAATTTTTATTATCTCATTATTTCTGCCGGTCTCTTTTTTACAAAACAGACGGCGTACATTACCCGTGTGTTTATGATCGCCGCGTTCCTCAATGTCGTTTTAAATTTTATGCTGGTTCCTTTTTGGATTGGATGGGGAGCGGTTGTTGCCAATATTTTCACTTACGTTTTTGCGATATGGTTTATTTTTCGAAAGAGCCAAAAAGTTTATTATGTGCCAGTTTCATTTGGGAAAATGTCCTTCTTATTTGTAAACGCTCTAATTAGCTTAATTACTATTGTGTATATCCAAGAAACAGAAATACATGACGGATGGATTGTGCTTGGATGGATATACTTTCTTCTCATAGTGCTGATTAGTCGCGTAGATGCGGATTTTCGCGCTAAGCCATCACATTTTCATGGGGGTACCGCCGAATAA
- a CDS encoding N-acetyltransferase, with protein sequence MNFIDPSVVLDETVEVGYFTVIEKGVKIGKNVKIGNRVTIHEGTVIGDGTTIADGAVLGKPPKPAKTSTVKLSDDIPALVIGEDCTIGANAVIYRGATIGANTLVADLASVRENVKIGNYVIVGRGVCIENHVEIGDRTKIQSNSYITAYSTLEDHVFIAPCVTTTNDNYMGRTEERFSKIKGATIKRGARVGGGVIILPGITIAEETFVAAGALVTKDTEPKTVVKGFPAKFSKMVDERELL encoded by the coding sequence ATGAATTTTATTGATCCTTCTGTTGTGCTTGATGAGACGGTAGAAGTCGGTTATTTTACAGTGATCGAAAAAGGTGTGAAAATCGGGAAAAATGTAAAAATTGGAAATCGTGTTACGATTCATGAAGGCACAGTCATCGGTGATGGAACAACCATCGCCGATGGTGCTGTGCTTGGCAAACCGCCAAAACCGGCGAAAACGAGTACGGTGAAGCTTTCAGACGACATTCCTGCCCTTGTGATTGGCGAAGATTGTACCATTGGAGCGAATGCGGTCATTTATCGCGGCGCAACTATTGGGGCGAACACGTTAGTCGCAGACCTTGCAAGCGTGCGGGAAAACGTGAAAATCGGTAATTACGTCATCGTTGGACGCGGGGTTTGCATTGAAAACCATGTCGAAATTGGCGACCGCACAAAAATTCAATCCAACTCTTACATTACAGCATATTCAACACTGGAAGACCATGTTTTTATTGCTCCTTGCGTGACAACGACAAATGATAATTATATGGGCAGAACCGAAGAGCGGTTTTCGAAAATTAAAGGTGCGACGATTAAGCGCGGAGCCCGCGTTGGAGGCGGAGTCATCATTCTTCCAGGAATTACAATTGCTGAGGAGACATTTGTGGCAGCAGGAGCGCTTGTGACGAAAGATACGGAACCAAAAACAGTTGTCAAAGGATTCCCAGCTAAATTCAGCAAAATGGTAGATGAGCGGGAGTTGTTATAA
- a CDS encoding nucleotide sugar dehydrogenase: MRYDELLLKKIENREAVIGVVGLGYVGLPLAVEKAKAGFKVIGFDIQQHRVDQVNSGINYIGDVVDEDLHEMVKKGYLQATTDYARIAEVDAVAIAVPTPLDEHQQPDTSYVENSANEIAKYAHEGMLIVLESTTYPGTTEEIVKPAFEKKGLKVGETVFVAYSPERVDPGNKLFKTKNTPKVVGGVTKTCTKVAAALYRAVLEGDVHEVSSPAVAEMEKIFENTFRHINIALANEMAILCERMGIDVWEVIEAAKTKPYGFMAFYPGPGLGGHCIPIDPFYLTWKAREYNYHTRLIELAGEINNAMPEYVVNRTMQILNEEGKALRGSKVTVLGVAYKKDIDDVRESPVLKILELLEQHGAEFTVVDPYVPSFRACNRVIETVELTPELLQQSDVVLVTTDHSNFDYEMIAQNSPVIFDTRNALKDVEKPNKYVKL, translated from the coding sequence ATGAGATATGATGAGCTCTTGTTGAAAAAAATTGAAAATCGTGAAGCGGTGATCGGGGTAGTTGGATTGGGATATGTCGGTTTGCCTCTTGCGGTGGAAAAAGCAAAAGCTGGCTTTAAAGTGATCGGTTTTGATATTCAACAACATCGCGTCGATCAAGTAAATAGCGGAATTAACTACATTGGTGACGTCGTAGATGAAGACCTTCATGAAATGGTGAAAAAAGGTTATTTACAAGCGACAACAGATTATGCACGCATTGCGGAAGTCGATGCAGTGGCTATTGCCGTTCCAACACCGTTAGATGAGCATCAACAACCAGACACATCTTATGTAGAGAATTCTGCAAATGAAATTGCCAAATATGCGCATGAAGGAATGTTAATTGTTCTAGAATCAACGACTTACCCTGGCACAACAGAGGAAATCGTGAAACCAGCGTTTGAGAAAAAAGGTCTAAAAGTAGGAGAAACGGTCTTTGTCGCATATTCGCCAGAGCGTGTTGATCCTGGTAATAAATTGTTTAAAACGAAAAACACACCAAAAGTGGTCGGCGGTGTCACCAAAACGTGCACAAAGGTAGCAGCCGCGCTGTATCGTGCTGTTTTAGAAGGAGATGTTCATGAAGTATCAAGTCCAGCGGTGGCGGAAATGGAGAAAATTTTTGAAAATACGTTCCGTCATATTAACATTGCGTTGGCGAACGAAATGGCAATCCTTTGCGAGCGAATGGGCATTGACGTATGGGAAGTGATTGAAGCAGCGAAAACAAAACCGTACGGCTTTATGGCGTTTTATCCAGGACCAGGTCTAGGCGGCCACTGCATTCCGATTGACCCGTTCTATTTAACATGGAAAGCTCGAGAATATAACTACCATACTCGTCTCATCGAGCTTGCGGGCGAAATTAATAATGCAATGCCGGAATATGTGGTCAATCGAACTATGCAAATTCTAAACGAAGAAGGAAAAGCGCTACGCGGCTCGAAAGTGACGGTATTAGGGGTTGCGTACAAAAAAGATATTGACGATGTGCGTGAATCCCCAGTGTTAAAAATTCTTGAATTATTGGAACAACACGGAGCAGAATTTACAGTTGTTGATCCTTACGTTCCTTCGTTCCGTGCTTGCAATCGTGTAATTGAAACAGTGGAACTTACTCCAGAACTATTGCAACAGTCTGACGTCGTACTTGTAACAACGGATCATTCTAACTTTGATTATGAAATGATTGCGCAAAATAGCCCGGTTATTTTTGATACGCGCAATGCTTTAAAAGATGTAGAAAAGCCAAATAAATATGTAAAACTATAA